A single region of the Raphanus sativus cultivar WK10039 chromosome 1, ASM80110v3, whole genome shotgun sequence genome encodes:
- the LOC130495987 gene encoding uncharacterized protein LOC130495987 produces MDRVEEPDWYLHPSNKMDCIDLVPCSSSEQPVDKLVQICTFKLRNPLKNSDSSIMKACETMARTSDHEDADRSRRCHWDQSICLLNSESPIIEEDATSIGTLDDRAVTSSAKQLSPLLDATKDKAFLAKPVSFVVHQDLACSNKEIGSGYVGVAPAEKLQDLEVATTAENQIREVDNIRSIGIKRKASRDKASCNSQRTKKGCQQSIFADKLQNLQLLEDKHFDDPKCLQMKFLSTHGNLPSRSQLLKRFSVFGKIDASRTDVNPEGSSAEVVFLQSIDAVTTYQFVKKIKLGRSMVVYRLDAFEEDSGVNKVSLSQRPQ; encoded by the coding sequence ATGGATCGTGTAGAGGAACCAGATTGGTATCTCCATCCCTCCAACAAGATGGACTGCATCGACCTGGTcccttgttcttcttctgaGCAGCCTGTTGATAAGTTAGTTCAGATTTGCACATTCAAATTGAGAAACCCTCTAAAGAACTCCGATTCAAGCATTATGAAAGCTTGTGAAACCATGGCTCGAACATCTGACCATGAGGATGCGGACAGAAGCAGACGCTGTCACTGGGATCAGAGTATTTGCTTACTGAATTCAGAATCTCCAATAATAGAGGAAGATGCCACTTCCATTGGAACTCTTGATGATAGAGCTGTGACATCATCCGCAAAGCAGTTGTCACCCTTGCTTGATGCGACTAAGGACAAGGCTTTTCTAGCAAAGCCTGTTTCTTTTGTTGTTCACCAGGATCTAGCTTGTTCAAACAAGGAGATCGGTTCTGGTTATGTAGGCGTTGCACCTGCAGAGAAATTACAAGACTTGGAAGTTGCAACAACTGCTGAAAACCAGATCAGAGAAGTTGATAATATCAGATCCATTGGGATCAAAAGGAAAGCTAGTCGAGACAAAGCATCATGTAACTCCCAGAGAACGAAGAAAGGATGCCAACAGTCCATTTTTGCTGATAAACTGCAGAATCTACAGCTGTTGGAAGATAAGCATTTTGATGATCCAAAATGCTTGCAAATGAAGTTCTTGAGTACACATGGGAATCTCCCATCTAGATCACAACTGTTGAAGAGATTCAGCGTGTTTGGGAAAATAGATGCGTCAAGAACTGATGTAAACCCAGAGGGAAGCTCTGCGGAAGTAGTATTCCTGCAGAGCATAGACGCAGTGACAACTTATcagtttgtcaaaaagattaaGCTAGGACGGTCTATGGTAGTGTATCGGCTCGACGCCTTTGAGGAAGACAGTGGAGTAAACAAAGTTTCTTTATCTCAAAGGCCTCAATAG